A genome region from Blochmannia endosymbiont of Polyrhachis (Hedomyrma) turneri includes the following:
- a CDS encoding lipoate--protein ligase → MSSIRLLFSDSYDPWFNLAAENYIFHNMPKYQCILFLWRNCDTVVIGRAQNPWKECNTRRMDRDGVRLARRSSGGGAVFHDLGNTCFTFMSSKSKFFDHDDNFSTKIVLDALHRVNIDAFVCGRNDILVKTNYGNRKISGSAYRRTNCGKFHHGTLLLHTDLNKLVYYLTPDEKKLQSKGITSIRSRVVNLIQIKPNINHEMLCQSLKESFFNACDQEVISEIISPKIFSDDFEFLKLFLKQSSWKWNFGLAPDFSHELNTRFDWGGVSFFFDIENGTIVRSCMFTDSLYPDPLEELSFRLINVPYNPKNIRFCCKQWMKRWLEYPELTEISKWLEQCVS, encoded by the coding sequence ATGTCTTCAATTCGATTGTTGTTTTCAGATTCGTATGATCCATGGTTTAATTTAGCAGCAGAAAATTATATATTTCATAATATGCCAAAATATCAATGTATATTATTTTTATGGCGTAATTGTGATACTGTTGTTATTGGCAGAGCGCAAAATCCATGGAAAGAATGTAATACTCGGCGTATGGACCGGGATGGTGTTCGGTTAGCTAGGCGAAGTAGTGGTGGGGGGGCTGTTTTTCATGATTTGGGAAATACCTGTTTTACTTTTATGTCGAGTAAAAGTAAATTTTTTGATCATGATGATAATTTTTCTACAAAGATTGTTCTTGATGCTTTACACCGAGTAAATATTGATGCTTTTGTATGTGGAAGAAATGATATTTTAGTGAAAACTAATTATGGAAATCGAAAAATAAGCGGATCCGCATACCGCCGGACAAATTGTGGAAAATTTCACCATGGAACTTTATTGTTACATACTGATCTAAACAAGTTAGTTTATTACCTTACTCCAGATGAAAAAAAATTACAATCAAAAGGGATCACCTCAATTCGTTCTAGGGTAGTTAATTTAATTCAAATAAAACCAAATATCAATCATGAAATGTTATGTCAATCTTTAAAAGAATCTTTTTTCAATGCTTGTGATCAAGAAGTAATATCAGAAATTATTTCACCTAAAATTTTTTCAGATGATTTCGAATTTTTGAAATTATTTCTTAAGCAAAGTTCTTGGAAATGGAATTTTGGACTTGCCCCTGATTTTAGTCATGAGTTGAATACGCGTTTTGATTGGGGGGGTGTGTCATTTTTTTTTGATATAGAAAATGGTACTATTGTTCGTAGTTGTATGTTTACTGATAGTTTATATCCTGACCCATTAGAAGAATTATCATTTCGGTTAATTAATGTACCATATAACCCAAAAAATATTCGATTTTGTTGTAAACAATGGATGAAACGGTGGTTAGAATATCCGGAATTAACAGAAATTAGTAAATGGTTAGAACAATGTGTGTCTTGA